The Elephas maximus indicus isolate mEleMax1 chromosome 15, mEleMax1 primary haplotype, whole genome shotgun sequence DNA window GGAGATGGCCCCGGGGGTGCCcgcgttgttgttgctgttgttgctgctgccgTCGCCGCTACCCGGGCTCCCGCCACGCGCCGCCGGCTGCCCAGCCGCCTGTCGCTGCTACAGCGCCACGGTGGAGTGCGGCGCCCTGCGGCTGCGCGCCATCCCGCCTGGAATCCCGCCGGGCACGCAGGTGGGCTCCGCGTGAGTTCGCCGGGACGCGGGCGGAGGGGCCCTGATCTGAGAGGAAGAGGTACGGGCGGGGTATGGGGCGCTCTGGTGGCGAGGGCAACCCTACGGCGGGGTAAGCACCCCCTCCCCGCCCGCAGACGCTGTTCCTGCAGGACAATAGCATCGCGCGCCTGGAGCCGGGCGCCCTGGCGCCGCTCGCCGCCCTGCGCCGTCTCTACTTGCACAACAACAGCCTGCACGCCCTGGAGCCCGACACCTTCCGCGCGCAGTCGCGATTGCTGGAACTTGCGCTCACTGGCAACCGGTTGCGCGGCTTGCGCGGCGGCGCTTTTGCCGGGCTGGCGCAGCTGCGCGTGCTCTACTTGGCGGGCAATCAGCTGGAGCGACTGCTGGATTTCACTTTCCTACACCTGCCGGTAAGCGGGGCCAAAAGGGGTGGGGGTCCTTCTGTGCCGCCACTCGCCCTGCAGGGTTGGAATAGTGATGGGGAGAAAAGCCACCCCCAACGTAGCCTAAACCCTGGCCTGTAGCAGGGGCTAGTCTGCAGGGTAAATGGGGGACGCTGGGGCCTGCTCCCAGGGCCCTTTCCCTGATGGCCAGTTGTCTCTCCTTCAGCGCCTGCAGGAGCTGCACCTGCAAGATAACAGCATTGAGCTGCTGGAGGACCAAGCCCTGGTAGGGCTCTCCTCTCTGGCCTTGTTGGACCTCAGCAGGAATCAGCTGGGCACCATCAGCCGCGAGGCCCTGAGGCCCCTGGCCAGCCTGCAGGTCCTGCGTCTCACAGGTACCTCCCTCTGCAGGCACACGGGTCTCTGGCGAGGGTGCATCTCAAAGCACCTGGGGTCTGAGAAGGGGTGGTGGGGCTCCTGGAGTCCATGTGAGGAGGCTGTGGGAGATGGAAGAAGAGAAACAGTTCTTGCCCTGGCCAAGAAACCCCCAACTGCACAGGCTGTGTTCTGGGGCTGCTCCTGAGCCCACACGCCTGCTGCTCTGCCTGCAGAGAACCCATGGCGCTGTGACTGTGCCCTGCACTGGTTAGGCACCTGGATCAAAGAGGGGGGGCAGCGGCTGCTCAGCTCCAGGGACAAGAAGATAGTGTGTGCAGAGCCCCCGCGCCTGGCACTTCAGAGTCTCCTGGACGTATCTGGTAGTAGCCTCATTTGCATCCCACCCTCTGTGCACGTGGATCCTCTGGAGATGACAGCCAACCTGGGTGAGGACCTGCGGGTGGCCTGCCAGGCTTCCGGCTATCCGCAGCCCCTGGTCACCTGGAGAAAGGTCAGCCAGCCTCGCGAGGGACGGCCTCGGGCCCAGGCCCAGGCCGAAGGCGAGGCGCCGGGCCTGGGCGGGCACGGAGCCCCCGACACGGGCAGCGGCATGCTCTTCCTCACCAACATCTCCTTGGCGCACGCGGGCAAGTACGAGTGCGAGGCCTCCAACGCCGGCGGCGCCGCCCGCGTGCCCTTCCAGCTCCTGGTCAACCTGTCCCAGCAGCAGCGGCTGCCGGCGCCCCCGTCGCCCCCGGCCGCCGGCCCGGTCAGCCGCGAGCCCCTGTACGAGGCGGGCAGCATGGCCTTCCGCGCCCTGGGCCTGGCCACGCAGACGGCCATCGCGGCAGGCATCGCGCTGCTCGCGCTCACGGCGCTGCTGCTGGCGGCCATGATCTGCCGCAAGCGGCGCAAGCGGAAAAAGGCGGCGGGGCCGCCGGGGGAGAGCGTGCTCTTCGTCAACGACTACTCGGACGGGCCTTGCACCTTCGCCCAGCTCGAGGAGCTCCGCGACGAGCGGGGCCACGAGATGTTCGTCATCGACCGCTCCAAGCCCCTCTTCACCGAGGGGCCGGTGGCCGAGGCGCTTCCGGACCGCGCTCCCGCCGAGGGCGCCGCGCCCGGCTCGGCCCCGGGCCTCCTCTTCCCGCCGCCGGTCGCCTACGAGCTCCACTgctgaggcggcggcggcgggcggcgcGCGCTGATGACGTGTCCGGCGGGCCCCGCGGATTGGCTGCCCAGCCTCGCGCATGCTCCGACGCAAGCGTCAGTAAAGGGTGGAAGCTGCGCAGTGTGCGCCGAGCCGTGTGTCGGGGTCGCGGGCTGCACCGGCCGGGGCCAGAGGCCGCTCCGCCCACCTGGCCGCCGGTAGCCCGCGTCCGGGTCTGCGGACGAGGGGCTCCGCAGGGACGGGCGGCCGGGAGACTCCCGGAACACCCCGCTGAGCCCCGAGAAATCACCCTCCCGCCATCTGCCCAGCCCCCACGCTCTGCAGGGGCTCAGCTCTGGCCCCGTCCGGCCTGTCCTGCTGTGGGGCCGCCCCAAGGTGCAGGGACCCGGGCTGTGGAGATTGCCGGACGGAGGAACAAGGGCTCGCGGGTGACAAGAAGCAGGGGAGTTGCCTGGGGTTCCTAGGAAAGGCTGGGAGGGGGGGTGATGACCCGCTGGACGGCAGCCGTTACCTAACGGCCCGACCCAGATGGGCACGACTGGCTCGGCTAATAAGGACAACACAGCCGTAGACTCAAGTTCCAAACACACTGCACATTCTGCACCTTATTGACACTCCTCCACCCAGGCCCAAGTGCTGAAGTGGTGCAGGACAGTTGTCTCCTGGGTGCTGGGTGGGGAGAACACAGAGTGCAGGAGACCCTCCCCTCTTCTGGAACAGACACCTCCTCCAACTTCACCCCCAGGGCACTTGGTTCTTGGGAAGGGGGTGGGAAAGGCCTAGAGAGAAAACCTAGGAAGTTTACAGCTGGGACCCTAGGAGTATTCTGTGGAAAAGGCCATAACCCAGGAGGGCCCTGGCAAGTGCAGCCAACTGGCAGGGCTCCTGCAGGCCTCGGGCCCAGGGGTGGTCAGGTCAGCCACAGTCTGGGAGTAGGTCGGGGCCACACCATGTGGAATGCTGCAGGCGGGACAGGAGCAAGACAGACCCTGTGGAAAGGGTAGCAGGAACCTGCAGGAAACCTGAGACAAGTACCTTTGAGTGGGTCCTCGAGACCTCAGCAGGGTCCCGGCAACGGCTCTGCCTGCCCCTGATCTCAGGATGGCCACCTGTACCCAAGTCTGGCAGTCACAGGCTGAAGTAGTCTGCAGCCAGGCGCCCGTAGATGTCCGTGGTCCAGAGCACATGAGCACGGCCTGAGGCCAGAAGGAGCTGGTGCAGTTCGGCCTCCACGCGGGCAAACTTCTCCTCGTTGATAGAAGCCTCCAGCAAGACGGAGGCGGGCGGTGGCCAGGGTAGGCCCTCGTAGCAATCCACAGGGAAGGGGTGCACCACGGTGCGCAGCTCAGCCTGGGCTGCTGAGTCCCGCAGCAGCTCCTTGAGGCCTGCCATAGACAGTGGGTTGCCATAGAGACCGAGGTAGCGGAGGCCGGTGCAGCGAGTCAGGGTGGGCAGCGTGGCTAGCAGCTGGGTGTCAGCCAGCTGGCACTCAGTCAGCTCCAGGTGCAGCAGCGTGGCTGCCGCCGCCTGCAAAAGGCCCTGGAAGGGCACCAGCTGATTGCCAGACAGGTCATTGCCGCTCAGGTCCAGCTTCTTGAGGTGTGCGGCGTGCGGACTCCGGGCCAGAAAGCGCAGGTCCTCAGGCAGCAAGGCACAGAAGGCCAGCTCCAGGCTCTCCAGCGGGCTTTGCAGGGTGCTGCAGGGGACAAAGGGGTAGGGGTCACCTCCATGCAGGCCTGCGCAGAGCCCTGTAGGGTACGGGCCAGCTCACCTGAGCAGCTGATCCAGCCGGCCCGAAAGTAGAGAGGAGCCCACGCTGAGCTCCCGCAGACAAGTGAAGCGCCCCATCTGGGCCAGGAAATAGCGGAAGTTGTCCTCGCCATCCACGGAGGGCTGCCGCGAGTCTCCATGCACATAGTGCAGACGCAGGCTGGCCAGGTGCTGGAAGCGGGCCACATGTGGGATGATGACGGACAGGCCACGCAGCCCCAGGTTGTTGAAGCGCAGGTCCACACGGCGAAGGCAGCCTGCATCCAGGAGCTGCAGCAGGGCCACCGTGTTGCGCATGGGCAGGTCCTCAGCCCGCAGGTCGCGGCAGCAGAGGCGCAGCGGGCTACCCACACTGCTTCGGAGTGCCTCCCGTAGGAAGGCGTAGGAGGCCCGGTTCACGCGCAGGTCCACACGAACCTCTACGGGGGCAGGCGCCAGCCCAGGCTCCGCAGCACCCCCCTGCTGCTGGGCAATGCAGGTGCGGGCCACGGCCGCAGTGCAGTCCCACATGCTCATGGTGCCAGGGTCCTGCTCCACACCGTCATCCAGGAGACCAGT harbors:
- the LRRC24 gene encoding leucine-rich repeat-containing protein 24 codes for the protein MAPGVPALLLLLLLLPSPLPGLPPRAAGCPAACRCYSATVECGALRLRAIPPGIPPGTQTLFLQDNSIARLEPGALAPLAALRRLYLHNNSLHALEPDTFRAQSRLLELALTGNRLRGLRGGAFAGLAQLRVLYLAGNQLERLLDFTFLHLPRLQELHLQDNSIELLEDQALVGLSSLALLDLSRNQLGTISREALRPLASLQVLRLTENPWRCDCALHWLGTWIKEGGQRLLSSRDKKIVCAEPPRLALQSLLDVSGSSLICIPPSVHVDPLEMTANLGEDLRVACQASGYPQPLVTWRKVSQPREGRPRAQAQAEGEAPGLGGHGAPDTGSGMLFLTNISLAHAGKYECEASNAGGAARVPFQLLVNLSQQQRLPAPPSPPAAGPVSREPLYEAGSMAFRALGLATQTAIAAGIALLALTALLLAAMICRKRRKRKKAAGPPGESVLFVNDYSDGPCTFAQLEELRDERGHEMFVIDRSKPLFTEGPVAEALPDRAPAEGAAPGSAPGLLFPPPVAYELHC
- the LRRC14 gene encoding leucine-rich repeat-containing protein 14, translated to MHTLVFLSTRQVLQCQPAACQALPLLPRELFPLLFKVAFMDKKTAVLRELVHTWPFPLLSFQQLLQECTHCSRALLQERPSTESVQAVILGLTARLHTPEAEADSGTQPLCRKHVLRVLDMTGLLDDGVEQDPGTMSMWDCTAAVARTCIAQQQGGAAEPGLAPAPVEVRVDLRVNRASYAFLREALRSSVGSPLRLCCRDLRAEDLPMRNTVALLQLLDAGCLRRVDLRFNNLGLRGLSVIIPHVARFQHLASLRLHYVHGDSRQPSVDGEDNFRYFLAQMGRFTCLRELSVGSSLLSGRLDQLLSTLQSPLESLELAFCALLPEDLRFLARSPHAAHLKKLDLSGNDLSGNQLVPFQGLLQAAAATLLHLELTECQLADTQLLATLPTLTRCTGLRYLGLYGNPLSMAGLKELLRDSAAQAELRTVVHPFPVDCYEGLPWPPPASVLLEASINEEKFARVEAELHQLLLASGRAHVLWTTDIYGRLAADYFSL